Proteins encoded together in one Candidatus Kaiserbacteria bacterium window:
- a CDS encoding helix-hairpin-helix domain-containing protein gives MAITSTNVVLRALLTSALLFCVSLYTFSPVLLFAAHGDGELININTADSELLDTLDGIGPSRAQDIIDYRTNNGLFATIEDISNVSGIGEPGSSSYEKIKDHITVDESADTSSTTTTTQSQASGTTITNVTQFQYESVTIQPPEDVYIRVPETLTTVAGSFTPFEFESYDATGAVVEDGNVSWAFGDGATANGRDVGHSFMYEGTYIVHILLELGALSDTKTITVTVLPLDASLVISEKGEWVAIANHSTTPLNVSNWRLTTDSQYFIIPEGTYIQSGAEVRFPTQITKLSRLSGTQRAFLKYPNDEVALDSATQNEDVAVSLATTTALTETMQEATPTDASVGVASQTGGSSGATVIGYPLVSIETYTPKQDVQESVEPEKEITQNASSSQAAAIILSEPVQTGGSALYWYIALGAMLLFAIVGVLLIRPRKLVVEGYEVIEVKE, from the coding sequence ATGGCTATTACTTCGACTAACGTAGTGCTCCGGGCACTACTCACATCAGCATTATTATTCTGTGTCTCGCTTTATACTTTTTCGCCTGTACTTCTTTTTGCCGCTCACGGTGACGGTGAACTTATAAATATTAATACTGCGGACAGTGAGCTTCTCGATACACTCGATGGAATTGGTCCGTCACGGGCTCAAGATATTATCGACTATCGAACGAACAACGGCCTCTTTGCTACTATTGAAGACATTAGTAATGTTTCAGGTATTGGTGAGCCGGGTTCGTCTTCGTACGAAAAAATAAAAGACCATATTACGGTCGATGAATCAGCTGACACATCTAGCACTACTACAACAACACAAAGTCAGGCAAGCGGAACAACAATTACCAATGTGACACAATTCCAGTACGAAAGTGTCACTATCCAGCCACCCGAGGACGTATATATTCGTGTACCAGAAACCCTCACCACAGTTGCCGGTTCGTTTACTCCTTTTGAGTTTGAGAGTTACGATGCAACCGGTGCAGTTGTTGAGGACGGCAACGTTTCGTGGGCATTTGGCGATGGCGCCACAGCAAATGGAAGAGACGTTGGGCATAGTTTCATGTACGAAGGGACATACATCGTGCATATTTTGCTTGAACTAGGTGCGCTGAGTGACACCAAGACTATTACGGTGACAGTACTACCACTTGATGCGTCGCTTGTCATTTCTGAGAAAGGAGAATGGGTAGCTATTGCGAATCACAGCACCACGCCTTTAAATGTATCAAACTGGCGGCTCACTACTGATAGTCAATATTTTATTATCCCAGAAGGCACCTACATCCAAAGTGGGGCAGAGGTTCGTTTTCCAACCCAGATAACAAAACTCTCACGATTATCAGGAACACAGCGCGCGTTCTTAAAATATCCTAATGACGAAGTGGCACTCGACAGTGCGACACAAAATGAAGATGTCGCGGTGTCTCTAGCTACAACTACTGCACTCACTGAAACTATGCAAGAAGCTACACCTACTGATGCATCAGTAGGTGTAGCTTCTCAAACAGGCGGATCATCTGGTGCTACCGTTATTGGATATCCGCTTGTTAGCATTGAAACGTATACTCCAAAACAGGATGTACAAGAGAGCGTTGAACCAGAAAAGGAAATAACTCAAAACGCCAGTTCAAGCCAAGCAGCAGCTATTATTCTTAGCGAGCCTGTACAAACCGGAGGAAGTGCTCTGTATTGGTATATCGCATTGGGAGCGATGCTCTTATTTGCTATAGTCGGTGTACTACTTATCCGACCGCGAAAGCTTGTAGTAGAAGGATACGAGGTGATTGAAGTAAAAGAATAA
- a CDS encoding alpha-1,2-fucosyltransferase: protein MPAVVFGLRSQEKIKMIIVNVKGGLGNQMFQYALGRKLSLKTKQQLKLDITTLKRVDSGKDTHRSFTLDAYTIEKNIAAAEEIQRLKYPYGLFSKALRWFTCKILRNTNTGFEPAALLKKGDVYLDGYWQSPKYFEDIRDVLLEDFQLTTPLSKTVVSYCAKIDHGASVSVHIRRGDYVKNPRVLKEFGICSKTYYQKAVSYIQEHVTEPSFFIFSDDIAWVKENIPLPNSTTYVSDPALSAEEELILMSRCSHNIIANSTFSWWGAWLNQNREKIVIAPTPWFNENNHLFKDLIPDSWIQLPRN, encoded by the coding sequence ATGCCTGCGGTTGTTTTTGGTTTAAGAAGCCAAGAAAAAATTAAGATGATTATCGTTAATGTTAAAGGAGGGTTGGGAAATCAAATGTTTCAGTATGCGCTGGGTCGTAAGCTTTCTTTGAAAACCAAGCAACAGCTTAAACTAGACATTACTACATTAAAAAGGGTTGATAGCGGTAAAGATACGCATCGTTCGTTTACTCTTGATGCGTACACTATAGAAAAAAATATAGCTGCTGCAGAAGAAATACAACGTCTCAAGTATCCATACGGACTATTTTCGAAAGCACTACGTTGGTTTACATGTAAGATACTACGAAACACGAACACAGGGTTCGAACCCGCTGCTCTCTTAAAGAAAGGTGATGTGTACTTAGATGGATACTGGCAATCACCAAAATATTTTGAAGATATTCGCGACGTGTTACTCGAGGATTTCCAGCTCACAACACCATTATCAAAAACGGTTGTATCATATTGTGCAAAGATAGATCATGGAGCATCTGTTTCTGTTCATATTCGTCGTGGCGACTACGTAAAAAATCCGCGCGTTTTGAAAGAATTTGGGATCTGTTCAAAGACTTATTACCAAAAAGCTGTTTCGTATATACAAGAACATGTTACCGAGCCTTCTTTCTTTATATTTTCAGATGATATTGCTTGGGTAAAAGAAAACATACCTTTGCCCAATAGTACAACATACGTTTCTGACCCCGCCCTTTCGGCTGAAGAAGAACTCATACTTATGAGCAGATGTTCCCACAATATCATAGCCAACAGTACGTTTAGCTGGTGGGGCGCATGGCTTAACCAAAATCGAGAAAAGATTGTGATCGCCCCCACTCCTTGGTTTAATGAAAACAATCATCTTTTTAAAGATTTGATTCCTGATTCATGGATACAATTACCGAGAAATTAA
- a CDS encoding glycosyltransferase family 2 protein, translated as MPSYTFNYIVTIHNKQDLIESVMMGLISSCGENSTIYPVLDGCTDDTEKIIDGLIEKNKNISIKKIYAPDVHEIKSINLALKQIPQKGKALNITLQDDVILSDKNLEENLAKIYDELGFENVGTLSFRHGTSLILDHRKKEVREKGLIESCFGVGMSNTILLPYHLVERMVSVRSPECISSYVLENVGYLDEALAPYTWDNHDLSIRCLKKGLRNFVFALPFVSDVQWGGMRTNPHPEFDRIQIRNKQYLYNKHHDFLMQFKKTNRYLEVRLAQPFLLTTLITDQSPVIIDVIKNYQLKRSQLLNSKWKEFYIDVIRKNLRDLFYTLLRVKRIFG; from the coding sequence ATGCCTTCTTACACCTTTAACTACATTGTTACAATCCACAATAAACAAGACCTAATTGAGTCAGTGATGATGGGTTTGATCAGCAGCTGTGGAGAGAATAGTACAATCTACCCTGTCCTTGATGGCTGCACTGATGACACTGAAAAAATTATAGATGGTTTGATAGAAAAAAACAAAAATATTTCTATAAAGAAAATATACGCCCCCGATGTTCATGAGATAAAATCAATAAACTTAGCACTCAAACAAATACCTCAAAAAGGCAAAGCGTTAAATATAACGCTGCAGGATGATGTTATTTTGTCTGACAAAAATCTGGAAGAGAATTTGGCAAAAATCTATGATGAGCTTGGGTTTGAAAATGTTGGGACACTTAGTTTCCGACATGGCACAAGCTTAATCCTCGATCATCGTAAGAAAGAAGTTCGAGAAAAAGGTTTAATTGAGAGTTGTTTTGGTGTAGGTATGTCAAATACGATACTCCTCCCTTATCACCTTGTAGAACGGATGGTGAGTGTCCGTAGCCCTGAGTGTATTTCAAGCTACGTACTAGAAAATGTTGGATATCTAGATGAAGCACTTGCCCCCTACACTTGGGATAATCACGACCTCTCGATACGATGTCTTAAAAAGGGCTTGCGTAACTTTGTTTTTGCTCTCCCTTTTGTTTCTGATGTTCAATGGGGCGGTATGCGCACGAACCCTCATCCAGAATTTGACCGCATTCAAATTCGTAATAAACAGTATCTTTATAATAAACATCATGATTTTTTGATGCAGTTTAAAAAAACAAACAGATACCTTGAAGTACGTCTGGCACAACCATTCTTACTGACCACTCTTATCACTGACCAGTCACCCGTGATTATTGATGTAATTAAAAATTACCAATTGAAGCGTTCACAATTACTAAACTCAAAATGGAAGGAATTCTATATTGATGTAATCAGAAAAAATTTGCGTGATTTATTTTACACTTTATTGAGGGTTAAAAGAATCTTCGGGTAA
- a CDS encoding glycosyltransferase family 4 protein, protein MNTVKKKILYVITKSDFGGAQKYVADLASMSAKEGCEIIVAHGKNNFVDSSMFDRILQEAGARIIHIKSLNRDVHFFSDTKVFFELIRLFRKWSPDIVHLNSSKIGALGALAARIAGCPRIIYTTHGLPHMEPRPRWQRITIKFITWFTFLLSHKVIVVSDKELHEVSKWFGVKNKVVRIYNGVDAVEYFSQEEARKIISSRIGIPLENTCVIGSIAELTKNKGLIEFLPILSQLKENNPNFIYIHFGDGELKDALEKETRRHNLQDAVYWLGFDENASKYLKALDIFTLPSLKEGLPYTLLEAGSVGLAVVASEVGGIPEILGEDRGVLTPVNNEELFVNELEILVTDSEKRKELGSNLKQYVASTFTKTAMFQKTKELYFKD, encoded by the coding sequence ATGAATACTGTAAAAAAGAAAATACTCTATGTCATCACAAAATCGGATTTTGGCGGCGCCCAAAAATATGTAGCCGACCTCGCATCTATGAGTGCAAAAGAGGGCTGCGAAATTATAGTCGCACACGGAAAAAATAATTTCGTGGATAGCAGCATGTTTGACCGTATTCTGCAGGAGGCAGGAGCACGCATAATACATATCAAAAGCCTTAATCGCGATGTCCACTTTTTTTCCGATACTAAAGTCTTTTTTGAATTAATACGTTTATTTCGCAAGTGGTCACCAGATATAGTGCATCTCAATAGCTCTAAAATAGGTGCCTTAGGGGCTTTAGCAGCCCGTATTGCAGGGTGTCCACGAATTATCTATACGACACACGGTCTGCCACACATGGAACCTCGCCCCCGATGGCAGAGAATTACTATTAAGTTTATTACATGGTTTACGTTCTTACTTTCTCACAAAGTTATTGTCGTATCAGATAAAGAGCTACACGAAGTGAGCAAGTGGTTCGGTGTTAAGAATAAGGTAGTAAGGATTTATAATGGGGTAGACGCTGTCGAGTACTTTTCACAAGAAGAGGCACGCAAAATCATTTCTTCTCGAATTGGAATTCCACTTGAAAATACATGTGTAATTGGAAGTATTGCAGAACTCACAAAAAATAAAGGGCTCATCGAGTTCTTACCGATCCTTTCTCAATTAAAAGAAAACAATCCAAACTTCATATATATTCATTTTGGTGATGGGGAATTAAAAGATGCATTAGAAAAGGAAACGCGGAGGCATAACCTTCAAGATGCCGTGTATTGGCTAGGGTTTGACGAGAATGCAAGCAAGTACCTCAAAGCACTTGATATCTTCACGCTACCTTCTCTCAAAGAAGGATTGCCCTACACACTACTTGAAGCAGGCTCAGTAGGATTAGCGGTAGTTGCGTCGGAAGTTGGGGGTATTCCAGAAATACTCGGTGAAGATAGGGGGGTACTAACTCCAGTGAATAATGAAGAACTATTCGTAAATGAGCTAGAGATACTCGTTACTGATAGTGAGAAACGTAAAGAGCTTGGCAGTAATCTCAAACAGTATGTCGCAAGCACATTCACCAAAACAGCAATGTTCCAAAAAACAAAAGAATTATATTTTAAAGACTAG
- a CDS encoding glycosyltransferase family 2 protein, with protein MKTITLLPVKNEAWILPYTLENFSQFSDHIIIADQHSSDGSREIYKRFPKVSVIDNNSTGASNKIRWRLLREARKIPGNNLIICLDADELLSPKVVRTMKKLSNGKAISFQANWIQLIEDGTKYRIDGVWKDSVKEFAFIDDRLSVQYDEKELLIDHTARIPSIKTQFKVEYPILHLHYMAKARSEIKQVWYMCIELLNDVKPFRINHRYAAAKFKNIISAPIESKWVENITMPPLDVFADTYAKRRDEVSDMFVEKGILYFEPLDIWHIPELRDLFIKEVGREPKPSLAPRWLLRLNDIRNALKIKK; from the coding sequence ATGAAAACTATTACACTCCTCCCTGTAAAAAATGAAGCTTGGATACTTCCCTACACATTAGAAAATTTTTCCCAATTCTCTGATCATATTATTATTGCAGACCAGCATTCTAGCGACGGATCTCGAGAGATATACAAACGATTTCCTAAAGTATCAGTTATCGATAACAACTCAACCGGTGCTTCAAATAAGATACGCTGGCGATTACTGAGAGAGGCACGTAAAATCCCTGGGAATAACCTCATTATCTGCCTCGACGCTGATGAGCTCCTTTCTCCAAAAGTAGTTAGAACAATGAAAAAATTAAGTAACGGAAAAGCCATTTCTTTCCAAGCTAATTGGATACAATTAATAGAAGATGGGACGAAATACAGGATTGACGGTGTATGGAAAGATAGTGTAAAAGAGTTTGCCTTTATTGATGATAGACTAAGTGTACAATACGACGAAAAAGAATTGTTGATTGACCATACGGCTCGCATACCAAGTATCAAAACTCAATTCAAAGTGGAGTATCCGATATTGCACCTCCATTATATGGCAAAAGCGCGTTCTGAAATAAAGCAGGTATGGTATATGTGTATAGAATTGCTTAATGATGTCAAACCATTCCGCATTAATCACCGTTACGCTGCTGCAAAATTCAAAAACATTATATCAGCACCCATTGAATCAAAATGGGTAGAAAATATCACCATGCCTCCTTTAGATGTTTTCGCTGATACTTACGCAAAAAGACGCGACGAAGTCTCTGATATGTTCGTAGAGAAAGGTATACTGTATTTTGAACCGCTCGATATTTGGCACATCCCCGAATTACGGGACTTATTTATAAAAGAGGTTGGGCGTGAGCCCAAACCATCTTTGGCACCAAGATGGTTATTAAGGCTCAATGATATAAGAAATGCGCTTAAAATAAAGAAATAA
- a CDS encoding FkbM family methyltransferase, with protein MREIFFKLISLLNKVTGKKFLYITPNQYNDLGKTAVWCDLGFWYVGNVYNNSDIAYGIAQNGVVEKEDTSLVTSILNTLDSPTVYDVGANTGYYGILAATKFNASVYAFEPIPDYISCIKESSRINRVEDRVTTHALALGDHESELDLNLSGSGSTLAKDFLGDITTPHMSVAVKTLDSLDLPPPDFIKIDVEGYEWEVLQGAYKTISRYKPICFIEIARTLSERNFIHPHFEDIVEFFEKIGYKIERNTKNGLVPIDNVSDGVSMYLCKPSKQ; from the coding sequence ATGCGAGAAATATTTTTTAAACTAATCTCACTGCTCAATAAAGTTACGGGCAAAAAGTTTTTATACATTACCCCAAATCAGTATAATGATCTCGGGAAAACTGCCGTCTGGTGTGACCTTGGTTTCTGGTATGTTGGCAATGTTTACAATAATTCTGACATAGCTTACGGTATTGCTCAGAATGGTGTAGTAGAAAAAGAAGATACCAGCTTAGTGACAAGTATACTTAACACGCTTGACTCCCCAACCGTATACGATGTAGGTGCTAACACTGGTTACTATGGCATTCTTGCTGCGACAAAATTTAATGCGTCAGTCTATGCTTTCGAGCCTATACCAGATTATATCTCTTGTATAAAGGAATCTTCACGAATCAACAGAGTAGAGGATAGGGTCACTACACACGCCCTCGCTCTTGGTGATCATGAGTCAGAGCTTGACCTGAATTTATCTGGTTCCGGCTCCACTCTCGCTAAAGATTTCCTTGGTGATATCACTACTCCACACATGTCCGTAGCTGTTAAAACGCTGGATTCGCTTGATCTTCCTCCGCCAGATTTTATTAAAATTGATGTTGAAGGATATGAGTGGGAGGTGCTACAAGGTGCATATAAAACCATTTCTCGTTACAAGCCTATCTGTTTTATTGAGATAGCTAGAACATTGTCTGAACGGAATTTTATACACCCTCATTTCGAGGACATTGTAGAATTTTTTGAAAAAATCGGATACAAAATAGAAAGAAATACTAAGAACGGCTTAGTTCCCATTGATAATGTGTCAGATGGTGTGTCAATGTACCTTTGTAAGCCTTCAAAACAATGA
- a CDS encoding glycosyltransferase — MDTITEKLNKRPLVSILMLTYNRAHYIPDAIESVLAQTYQNWELVIIDDGSTDHTESVVLSYNDSRIQYKKHAKNEGLFVRRQESLTYANGHYVAVLDSDDIWSSPLKLEQQVLLLENNLDHVLVGTFITVIDAKGNAVGKDSYHITDQDIRNKVLIRNQFTHSSVLIRKTALDQTKGYQPTLAEDLELFLQLGKFGELANIPEFLTEHRVHKEGTNDYGIEMAHALRAIIKAHDNYPHSHIASLKNFFRILIGYVKLYLPH, encoded by the coding sequence ATGGATACAATTACCGAGAAATTAAATAAACGCCCATTGGTAAGCATCTTGATGCTTACGTATAATCGAGCGCATTATATACCTGACGCTATTGAAAGCGTGTTGGCACAAACATATCAAAACTGGGAATTAGTAATTATTGATGATGGCTCAACAGATCACACTGAAAGTGTTGTACTGTCTTACAATGACAGTCGTATACAATATAAAAAGCATGCAAAAAACGAAGGTTTGTTTGTGCGCAGGCAGGAATCACTTACGTACGCAAACGGCCACTATGTCGCCGTTCTTGATAGTGATGATATATGGAGCTCTCCTCTAAAACTCGAACAGCAAGTACTGCTCCTAGAGAATAACTTAGACCACGTTCTGGTTGGTACTTTTATTACAGTAATCGACGCAAAAGGAAATGCTGTAGGTAAGGATTCTTATCACATAACTGATCAAGATATAAGAAATAAGGTGCTCATTCGTAACCAATTTACTCATTCTAGTGTTCTCATTCGTAAAACAGCCCTTGATCAAACAAAGGGATACCAACCAACACTTGCAGAAGATTTAGAACTCTTTTTACAACTTGGGAAATTTGGGGAGTTGGCAAATATTCCAGAATTCCTTACAGAACACAGAGTTCATAAAGAAGGTACGAATGATTACGGTATTGAAATGGCACACGCATTACGCGCAATTATAAAAGCTCACGATAATTATCCTCACTCGCATATAGCATCACTTAAAAACTTTTTCCGCATTCTTATTGGGTACGTAAAATTATACTTGCCGCACTAG
- a CDS encoding flippase, with product MKNLLKTKMPFSFYGLRRYAGSAGWSLFGKLITMSIGLFATLYIARALGPTNFGELSYALSFIALFSFIASLGIDNVLYRELVKNPGQKNFLLGSALVIKLTTGSGAAVLAILTAWILSSPDVSLLLIALLSITFISQSVFFISYEFGAAVKARAVALLSIFVVIVINFLKIGAIYLGGGVIYLAIILVFESLLYAIGYIFIRQRTFGTLREWKFDLSTTKGLLIDSWPYMFITAFALIYSRVDQVLLKNLIDSTEVGLYDAAVRLSELWYFIPTLLAGSLLPALINAKQHSLEDYIHRFILLILLSFGLAVSIAIGVYLLAPTIVHVIYGPDFVGTAGILRIYIWALIPMSLIIVINQFFLAENERFMIFVSAFSGMFINIVANIWLIPLYQGIGAAIATLISSCVMVAVSTLLYVVYKRLS from the coding sequence ATGAAAAACTTACTAAAAACGAAAATGCCATTCTCTTTTTATGGCTTGAGACGTTACGCTGGCAGTGCTGGCTGGTCACTTTTCGGCAAATTAATAACCATGAGCATTGGTTTATTTGCCACACTTTATATTGCCCGAGCACTTGGACCCACCAATTTTGGAGAGTTGAGTTACGCGCTTAGTTTCATTGCCTTATTCTCCTTTATTGCTTCGCTAGGCATCGACAACGTTCTCTACCGAGAACTTGTAAAAAACCCAGGGCAGAAAAACTTTTTGCTAGGATCTGCTCTCGTCATCAAGCTCACTACCGGTAGCGGTGCGGCTGTATTAGCAATTCTCACTGCCTGGATATTATCGTCTCCTGATGTTTCTTTACTGCTCATCGCCCTCTTGTCTATTACCTTCATAAGTCAATCTGTATTTTTTATAAGTTATGAATTTGGCGCAGCAGTCAAAGCACGTGCAGTCGCTTTGCTTTCAATTTTTGTTGTTATCGTTATCAACTTTTTAAAAATTGGTGCTATTTACTTAGGTGGCGGAGTTATTTACTTAGCGATCATCTTAGTGTTTGAATCCTTGCTCTATGCAATAGGATACATATTCATCCGTCAAAGAACTTTCGGTACTCTTAGAGAATGGAAATTTGACCTTTCGACCACCAAAGGTTTATTGATAGATTCATGGCCATATATGTTTATCACTGCCTTCGCTCTGATATACTCTCGCGTCGATCAAGTTCTACTTAAAAACTTGATTGATTCAACTGAAGTCGGTTTATACGATGCTGCTGTCCGATTGAGTGAATTGTGGTATTTTATCCCGACACTGCTGGCAGGATCCTTGCTCCCTGCGCTTATTAATGCAAAACAGCATTCATTAGAAGATTATATTCACCGTTTTATTTTACTCATTCTTCTTTCTTTTGGATTAGCCGTTTCTATCGCTATTGGTGTTTATTTACTTGCGCCAACTATTGTCCACGTAATTTATGGTCCTGATTTTGTAGGAACCGCCGGCATTTTACGCATCTACATCTGGGCACTTATACCAATGTCGCTAATAATTGTTATTAATCAATTTTTCCTTGCTGAAAATGAGCGTTTTATGATATTTGTTTCGGCTTTTTCCGGCATGTTTATTAATATTGTGGCAAATATTTGGCTCATCCCACTTTATCAAGGGATTGGTGCTGCTATAGCTACTCTTATATCAAGCTGTGTAATGGTTGCTGTTTCCACGTTGTTGTACGTAGTATACAAAAGGTTATCATGA
- a CDS encoding GDP-mannose 4,6-dehydratase — translation MKNKNFWFGKRVLVTGADGFVAAHLIKKLIDNDAVVIATVRHKRSLKTLDLLREGKVANQPDMEYCDLLDYEEIRRVCDRHQIDTIFHLAATAIVSDAANAPMSTIENNVMGTLNVLEVARINNIPRVLIASSDKSYGDHTTDKYEKLPYKENYALRGLDVYSSSKVCSDMIAQTYAFQFKLPVMICRSSNIYGPGDMNFTRLIPRTIMRLMSDKPPVINTGNENVLREYIYVEDVVDAYMLMAEQAETYYGADHKNIPRDGVDTYGWPAFNVGSYTKKDLIDINKCSSIKSVNSLIKILREKVRDIEPNIIPKPSNFIEIPDQYIDASKLFDLGFKPKVSFEEGIEKTTAWYKKNFSKLEPLAAKYLE, via the coding sequence ATGAAAAATAAAAACTTCTGGTTTGGAAAGAGAGTATTAGTTACTGGGGCTGATGGGTTTGTAGCAGCTCACCTTATCAAGAAACTAATTGACAACGATGCTGTGGTAATTGCCACTGTAAGACATAAGCGTTCGCTGAAAACCCTTGATTTATTACGGGAAGGAAAAGTAGCCAACCAACCAGATATGGAGTACTGTGACCTCCTTGATTATGAAGAAATCAGACGCGTATGTGATCGTCATCAAATCGATACTATTTTCCACTTAGCCGCTACAGCTATCGTAAGTGATGCTGCTAATGCACCGATGTCCACGATTGAGAATAATGTTATGGGAACGCTTAACGTACTTGAAGTTGCCCGTATCAACAACATACCCCGTGTGTTGATTGCTTCTTCTGATAAATCTTATGGTGATCACACTACTGATAAATATGAAAAACTCCCCTACAAAGAAAACTATGCTCTGCGTGGTCTAGATGTGTATAGTTCGTCAAAAGTGTGTTCTGACATGATCGCTCAAACCTACGCTTTTCAATTTAAGCTGCCAGTCATGATTTGCCGTTCAAGTAATATTTATGGACCGGGAGATATGAATTTCACTAGACTTATTCCTCGTACAATAATGCGCTTGATGTCTGATAAGCCTCCAGTTATTAACACTGGGAATGAGAATGTTTTGCGTGAATACATTTATGTAGAGGATGTTGTGGATGCCTATATGTTGATGGCAGAACAAGCAGAAACCTACTATGGCGCTGATCATAAAAATATACCGCGGGACGGAGTTGATACATATGGTTGGCCAGCATTTAATGTTGGTTCTTACACCAAAAAGGATTTGATTGACATTAATAAGTGTTCAAGCATCAAGAGCGTTAATTCTCTTATAAAAATACTGCGTGAAAAAGTACGAGATATAGAACCAAATATTATTCCCAAGCCATCAAATTTTATTGAAATACCTGATCAGTATATTGATGCATCAAAGTTGTTTGATTTGGGATTTAAGCCAAAAGTATCTTTCGAGGAGGGTATAGAAAAAACAACGGCCTGGTACAAGAAAAACTTCTCAAAACTTGAGCCGTTAGCTGCCAAGTACTTAGAGTAA
- a CDS encoding DUF268 domain-containing protein: MKKAVKKILRIVQIPFIFLDFLRFRKNNTDKRFVSKISNAYPCIKDRTVKTGFDRHYVYHTSWAARVLREINPKEHTDIASSLFFSSIVSAFIPIKFFDYRPADLELDNLETGSVDLTRLDFADDSIPSLSCMHTLEHIGLGRYGDPIDPEGDKKAAKELARVVSEGGSLLFVVPIGEKALIEFNAHRIYTYTQVLELFPGLELEEFSLIPEYSERGGLIRNADPALLEGEHYACGCFWFKKPRKN; the protein is encoded by the coding sequence ATGAAAAAAGCTGTAAAAAAGATACTTCGAATAGTGCAAATACCTTTTATATTTCTGGATTTTTTGCGTTTCCGTAAAAATAATACCGACAAACGGTTCGTATCAAAAATCTCTAATGCTTACCCGTGTATTAAAGATAGGACTGTGAAAACTGGGTTTGATAGGCACTATGTGTACCATACCTCTTGGGCAGCGCGCGTATTGAGAGAAATTAACCCAAAAGAACATACAGATATAGCATCGAGTCTCTTTTTTTCTTCTATAGTCTCTGCCTTTATACCTATAAAATTTTTTGATTATAGACCTGCGGATCTAGAATTAGATAACTTGGAAACAGGATCGGTTGACCTTACACGTTTAGATTTCGCTGATGACTCTATTCCTTCTCTTTCTTGCATGCATACTCTTGAACATATAGGGCTCGGCCGTTATGGTGACCCAATCGACCCAGAAGGCGATAAAAAAGCAGCAAAAGAATTAGCCCGAGTAGTCTCTGAAGGAGGTTCACTTCTTTTTGTAGTCCCTATTGGAGAAAAGGCGTTAATCGAATTTAATGCTCATCGCATCTACACGTATACTCAAGTTCTTGAATTATTTCCAGGCTTAGAGTTAGAGGAATTTTCTCTCATTCCTGAATATTCAGAAAGAGGCGGCTTAATAAGAAATGCTGATCCGGCTCTACTGGAAGGAGAACATTATGCCTGCGGTTGTTTTTGGTTTAAGAAGCCAAGAAAAAATTAA